ACGGTACGGGTAAAGCTGACACGAGGCGGGTCCCGGTGGTTGCCTCGGCGGGTCTGCTTCCCTAAGGACGGGCGTGTGGTTCTTCGTTTCCCGGGGCTTTGGCAAAGCCGGAGCCTTCGCCAGCGGCATTCGACGGCCGCATTCCTCGCGGGTTCCTTTGCTACCCCTAGCGCAGGTTTGGAAAAAACCTTCTCCTTGTGCCCTTCCTGTGCCGTGCTCGGGGCTATCCCATCCCGCGGCCCTAAGCCTCCTCAGGCAGAAGCTGCGGAGATGATTTCCGAGGGTCTCCGAAACAGCAGCGAGGGATGAGCGTCCCTTCCTCGCACGACTCCTCCCTGGTCTAGCTGGTGACCCCGTAGGGTCCGGTTCCCGTTGAATTCGTGGCCGCGGGGTGTGTGCGTATCGGGGGTAGTTTTTCAGGGGTCAGCTGGGATGTGAGTCTAGTCAGGTTAGAGGGAGACGTAGCATCGGGGGCCATTCTCTGCCGAGCCCCCGGCTTTCCTGAGCTGCGCTGGGGCCGGGGGCGGGTCTGTGCTCTCCGTCACTTGGCCTGGGCAGGGTGACGGCAGTGAGCGCGTCCAGGGCCGGACGCTTCCCTTCCCCATGGCCAGGCGCCGGAGGTTTCTGTGCCGTGCGCGGTGACATGGGGTGGCGCAGGGCCAGGAAGGGGAACCGCCGCCTGCCAGCCCCGCCGAAGAGAAGCTCAACTTTTCTTTTGTGCGTGGCCGCTGGCTCCCCGGCCTTTCTCGCTTGCCGTGCTCATGGCGAATATACCCCGGCCTGCCGACGACAGCCGCGCGGCCCCGTAAGGCCCCAACAAGgattttctgcctcttccttgttttgttttctacgGGGCTGGCGcggaggaggggagggaggcgCGGACGGCGAAGCTCAGCTCCGCAGCGTACGGCTCccggcccggggccgggggtggCCGCGGCGGGCTCGCCAACATCCGGGCGCTCGGGTCGGCGGCTGCTCTCCCCCTCCGCCCCGCGCCAGCTGCGGGCCCGTCCGTGCCGGGGGCTGCCGTGGGTCGCTCACCCCGCCTGGGTGCTTCCTGCAGCCGgaccccagccctgggacagcccgGGGCCCGCGGGCGCGTCCCCCGGCGCGTTGGCACGTCGGGAGCTCCGGAGCGCGGGCTTTGCTCAACGCCGTGTTGTGACCGGAGCGAcgcaggggaaggaggggaaggacaatgccgccgcggccgccgccaccTCCGGGGCTCGTTCCCCGCCCCCTTGCAGCTGCTCTTTTCGGGGATGCAGCTGGAAGGCGCTCACGGCCGCTGCCGGGCTCCCCAACCACTTCCCGCCTGCCGCCACGAACGGCACGTCCTCACGGAGGGTCGTGGCGTTGTCTCAGATGCTCCTCAGGGTGGCCAGTGTCACCAGTGACAAGCCAGGCTGTGACCGCGGCAGGAGCGGGTAGCCCTGCCCGTGCAGATCTCACACCAGGCACCAGTATGTTTGCAGACTGGTTCTGGTAAAACCCAGCTCGACGGTTTTCTCCAAGGGTCTGCATCCAGTGCTGCTCGAGTGCTTTGCCCAGTGCATTTGGGTGGATTTTTAGGGAGAGGTCTTGGCTGTGCTACCGGGTGGAGTGACAGTAGTTGCTGAGTGACCCAGCCATGGGACAAGGGTTTCAGCCAAATTGGAAGGAGGGCCTGTCCTGCTGAGGATCCCAAGCTTCCTACCTGGGCTGACAGCAGTGGGAGCACTGTAGTCATAGTGTGGGTGTCCAGGTGCAAGACAGGGTGAGGAGCCCCCTCCTCATCTGGGTGACTTTTTGGCTCCCAGCAGTCCCCTCCCCTGGAAGACTaccagggtggcactgggggcagCCAACATGGAGGCAAAGGTTGCTGTGAAGGGGACCTGGCAGTGATCCCAGATCCTGTCAGGGCAGCTCATCCCTACTCCCACCCAATGCAGCGATGCCCGGCGAGCTCCCTGTACCCCCAGCAGGTGGTTTTTACACTagcagctgtgggaaggggagctggcagcactTCAATGGCTTGGCCACTGCCTTGCTGGGCAAGAAATGTTACTGACATTTGGAGGcgagagggagggaagaaggcacagcaggagaatgaggagcGCGAGCAGCAGTTTTCCATTGACCCCTTGTCAGTATCCTAATCTGTGGGAGTGgacctggctgctgctcagcattGCTCCCCATTCAGAGCCTGTGGGGAAGCAGGAGGATGCTGGCTGTTCCTGCACAGCTGGCCAGATGCAGAGATGCAGGGACACATCCTCCCTTGGTGGGCACAagtgcctggtgctgggcaTGAGTCATTTAGTAATATGGTTACtatacttttcctttttttttttttttttgttttgttttgttttgtttttaggtCTGGGCAGGGACCTGATAGGCTGGCCATGATGTCTCTTCACAGTGTAAGAGTTGCTGCTCTCCTTGAGTGGGTAAGTTCCCCCTCCTGTGCCAGAGCTCGCTGCATACATGGGACATGCTACTGGCAGCTTTGGGGCATGATGCTGCGGCTTGTCACAGGAGGGATTGTGTCTGGGCAGGTCCTAGGGTAGTCCAGTTCCTACTGTTCCTGGGCAGGTGGGTGTTTGCAGAGGAAGCCTTGCTCACCCTTCCTGTTGAGCAACCAGAAATGCTGGAATGGCTTGGTCTGGTCATGGAAACTGCCTGGGAGATGGAGCTGAGCCtgaagcaggcagcagctgtaCTGTAAAGGGGTTGCTGAATCTGTCTCACAAAGCACTGCTGTGTCCAAGTGAAAactcatagaatggtttgggttagaaggggcTTTTAAGCTCATTCAACTGGaatgccctgccatgggcagggagaccTCCCACTAAACCACCTTGCTCCAAACCACATCCAgcctagccttgaacacttccagggataggacAGCCTTGGCTTCTCTGGACAACCCttacagggaagaatttcttcccaatatcccatctaaccctgtcTCTGTtactgggaagccattccctcttgtcctgtcactccaggcctttgtccaaagtccctctcccaCTCttttggagcccctttaggcactggtaggagctctaaggtctccctggagccttcttttctccaggctgagcacccccaggtctctcagcctttccagaGAAGAGGGGCTCTCAGCCTTTCCAGATAAATGGGGCCTGTGCTAGACTCACAGATGTGGAACTGTGGGGATCATGTTCATCTGTTCCCTGGGCAGGGGCGATTTGAAGGGGTAGATTTACTTTCCCACCCAGTCTTGCTGTCCCCTGCCAGGACTGGAGATGGTGAGTGGCACAGCGCAGTGTTGTCTTGGTTTCTGCCTTCTGACTGTCCCACCCCATTTCTAGGTGAACAGCACAAAGGTTTGTCCTGATCCCCTCAATGatctgtcccagctccaggtcTGTAGCGACTTCATCGGAATTATCCACAAAATGTGAGTATGGGGAGCTGTATACACATTTCAAACCACGCAGCTGGGTCTGCACTGTCCCTGGAGCCATGGTCTCAGCCCCCAGGAGCTAAGGGGCTCCTGTCTTGGGCAGGGTGGGAGTAGGGGTCTTGGGGTATTTATTCCTCCTTGGCATATGAGATGCTGGGATCTTCATCTCCTCTATGGCACTGCATAGCTGGGGTCTGCCTGCAGAGCCGTTGGGTCCCACAGAGCTGGCCAGAGAATGTTTTGGTCAGAATTCTTGTCATTTGAGGCTTGTTATCACACCTGGCCCTTAACATCTGGGTTTGCTCCTGGCATTGAAGAAATGCCTGAGTTTGAAGAAAGAcctgagtgctgctgccagtggcacAGGGGTTCTTGCAGCTATACAGGTGATTATCCATTTCTGTTGATGCTGCTCTGGTGAGGGAAGAGCCCAGCAAGTTTTCCTGAATTGCAGCCTTGGGATCCTGAGGAAACCTTGTATCTGGAAGGCAGTGTAAAGAATGACAGTTTCTGCCTCATGAAGTGCTTGTGTTGCCTGGGGAtgtcaggctgctgctgagtaTAGTGTGGTCAGCCTGTGTGCTCTGTCCTGGGACATGAggtggctgggcaggggtggGAGGAATGCCTCCTTCAGGAATTGTGTTTGCTGCCTGGGAGCAAGGGCAAGTAAAATCTACAGGCCATAATGCGGATCAGAGGTGGGATGAAGTCTAGTGGTTAAGGAGCTGGCAAAACAAATTGAGAGAGTGTGAGGCTGCCATGCATTGCTTTCAAACCCTTCTGGTGGGAGGCTCACTGGGAGCCTGTCTGCTATAATTACCTCCTGCGCAGGGTAAGGAgagcctgcctggagcagggatctgCCTGCAGTGAgtgggcaggaaggagctgcctgCACCGCAGATATTTTTAGTCAGACCTGGTTAATCTCCTGGGTCTGTGCTCCAGCTCGGATTAGTAGGGATCCTGGTGGCGTGTGCTGGCCATTGCTTGATAAagtggggtggcagcagggcagctgccacagcagctggctGATCTGAGGACCTCCCAGTGGCACGAGGGGAAGTCTGTGAGGAGGAGCAAATCCTCTTGGCAACCCCTGTTCCAAGCCAGGGTTCTTGTTTTTGGCACTTTGGGAGTAAGAGACAGTACTGAAGCAGTATTGGTCAAGCATTCCTGGTGTGGGTTTTGGGCATGCCATTTCTAAGCTGCAGTTGGGTTCAATGacccttgtgggtcctttccaactcaggatattccatgaaCTGGTGTCTGCTCAGGAAGAGTGTAGTCACAAATAAGTGCAAGAGGAAGCTCTAgcctccccaaaatccagcaAGAAAAGCCCCAGGCTCCATGCATGGACTGCCCCTGTGGTATTTCCTGGCCAGAGGGGCCACCACAAGCTCCCTGCGCTATGCCAGATGTCAGGGCTGGCAGGCAGAATAGGAAGCAGTGCAGGGGGGGTGTtggctgcccagctccagctaCTCTCTCAGCAGGGAGATTCCAGGGGATTCCACTCCTGTGCATTGTGCAGTtggtcctggctctgctggccctgGTGTGGGGGCagaaggcagagcagtgccccAGAGCCAGCCCCTGGCTCAGCAAACCCTGCTGCACAAAACTCAGCATTGGTCTAATCCCTCCAGAAGGAGTTAATGCAAACCCTGCACTCTTCCAGGCACAGGAGCAAGGAGGGGGAGTCTGTGCTGtaacagctgctgccagagacGATCTTCTTCACCCATGGTTTCCTGCAGGGTAAGACcctctgctggtgctggggaaAGCGACTGCCCCTGCTTGGTGCCCCTGACCTCTGAGGGAGTCTGGTCTGCTGTCTTCAACTTCCCCCTCTGTCGCTGTTGAGTAAGACACGACAAAGACTCATCAGAAGGCTAGTTTGCACAGCATCTCGCTTTACTTTGAAAATCTCTCTTTTATGCACTGTTCCAATACAGACAGACCAGATTGGTCAATTAATCAATACATTTCACCTGActggctaattaacaaaaacacCTTTCTTATAAActttgagaaaaacaggaaacacagaatcacaaggttgaaagagaccttcaagaccatcaagtccaaccagTTCCCTGACACTTCAACAAGCCATGGCACCGAgagccacatccagtctttttttaaacacatccagggatggtgactccaccaccttcctgggcagaccattccagtactttatcatCCTCTGcgtgaaaaactttttcctaatatctaacctataTTTTCCTTGacgcagcttgagactgtgacctctcgttctgtcagttgctgcctggtaAAAGAGACCAaaccccacctgactacagccacccttcaggaagttgtagagagtgataaggtcacctctgagtctccttttctccaggctaaatagccccagctccctcagccattcctcatagggcttgtgttccaagcccctcaccagccttgttgcctcctctggacacgctcaagcatctcaacgtccttcctaaactgcggggcccagaactggacgtagcacttgaggtgtggcctcaccagtgccaagtacaggggaagaatgacctctctgctcctgctggccgCATCATTCCTGATATAGGCCAGGATGCTGTTGACCTTCTTGGCCATCAGGGTGCTATAAATGGAATGCTCCAATTtattaatgaaaggaaatttattAATATTGGGGATACCAATATTTCCTGTGGGAACACACCCGGGCTTGCCCCGTTGCTGAGCTcaatggcagcagctggggtggTTTAACCCCAGAGACACCCTTTGGCtcacccagaggctgcaggtggCTGCAAGCTTGCCAGAAACCCCAGCGGACGGTATTCCTCAGTGGAGAAACTTTGGGCTATGGTGAAGGAAGGAGTCACTTCTGCCAGAGGGTTAAATCCAGAGTGTTTATTCCAACTACGAGCTTCTGAATCCAGTAACAGCTCCAACAGAAGTCCTGACCGCATGGCCAGTGCCCAGTTTTAAcctgggggcaggggggagggcaggggcaggggatTAACCAACCAGGTGAGGGGAGATGGGTTCCAGGGAGAAAAAGGCACCTAGATTGCCCAACACTCCCTGGGGGGCAGGGGAAATTTTTTGAATCTACCAATCACTCGATACCCTGTCTGGACTTTTTTCATGATTGACAAGTAGGGCTCACAGCAGGGGTTGGagtgggggaaaggggaagggctTATACATCCAGGAGGGAGAAGACACACCGCAACaaaaggccttgctgaagtctaaatagacaacatccacaaTCTTTCCTTCATCTACCAGATGAGTTACCTGGTCatagaaggagaccaggttggtcagacatGACCTACCCTTTGTAAACCCTTGTtgactgggtctgataccctggccatcttgtaagtgctgtgtgatagcactcagtatgaactgttccattatcttacctggtactgaggtcaggctaactggcctgtaattaccaggatcctccttcctaccttttttgtaaacgggtgtcacattggccagtttccaatcatctggaacctcaccagtgagccacgACTCCTGATGAATGATGGAGAGCGACCTCGCAAGCTcgtctgccagctccctcatcaccctagTGTGAatcccatctggtcccactgatttataaatatccaagtgtcccagcagttctctgactgccttcTCTTGGATAACAAGAGGACCATTCTGATCCCTGGCACGACCTACCAACCCCTGAAGACAGTTGCCTTGAGGACAAGCTGTCTTACCGCTAAAGGCAGCAGACCTCCCTGTGGGGTGGGTCTGTCAACATATGGGGCCCTCTGTTCCCCTCAGAAGGGAATCACCCACTACAAttacccttcttttcttcttgatgtTAGAGGTGGTGATCTGTCTTACAGATGAGTCATAAATTGGAGACTCACTGGGCAGATCATTTTCTTCCACATCATCTGGCTGGCTCTCTAGAGCCAGTGCTTCATACCTATTCTGAAGTGGCACCAGGCtaggggatggggagcaggaggaatttTTAGTATTACCTCCCCGAGCAGGGAcccatttccatttcccttcaTCTACCAGGTGCCCTTCTATTGCCTGGGAGTGAGAGGCATATGAGTCCTCTGGCTCTTGGTGGGTCTCCCTTAAAGATGTAAGGGCTGAACTCCACCAgtctatttccctttcactttccCTGATACTCCTTAATCTTTCAACTTCCTCCCTAAGCTTAGCTACCAGCAAAAGGAGGTCATTCATCTGTTCACACCATAGGCAGGCCTCCTCCACAACACCCCCTGAAACCATGGATAAGCTCAGACACTCCAGGCAGGAATGAGTCTGTACAGACACATCCTTTTTGGAGGGTTCCACTTGGTCACATACACTTGTACCAGCCACAGTTTTCGACCGTGTTAAAACCATTATTAGCAGAAAGCCCAAAATCAAGCAGCCAACAGAAATAACTCAAACAACACACAGAACAGCTTACTAGCAAGAAGACATGCAAACCTGCCTACTTGCCTGCCTGCGCGAACTGCCATGCAAATTGCTGTGACCACGACCCTGTTTGCCCGCTCCTGTTCGCCGTGTTCCGGGTCACCGCGCTCCCCAGAGGCCTCTTATAATCAGTCACTCAGGAACAAAGGAAGCTCCACCTCCCGTTTCTGAATGGCTCTTTTATGCAAGCAACTCACCTGCTCAGCGTTCTTTTGAATAGTCACTCAGGAACAGAGGAAGCTCCACCTCCCATTCCTGAATGGCTCTTTGATTTGATTATCAAACAAGCAATCAGCTCGTACAATGAGGATGCTGTCTTTTTCGGCTGATGGGGCAAAAAGGCCCATTCCAAAACATGCAAGGGATCAGACCACTTCTCACTCCACTGGCCAGTGATACCTGCAGGATGAAAATCTGGATTGGTAATGAAGACAATGACATCAATGGAAGGATCTATTAGGTGAACCCCATGGGCAGAAACAGCCCTTTGGAACTCCTCGGCCGAGCTGTGGGGGCTTTGCAGGCTCTCGGCACAAATGCTCAGATAGCTGGAAACTGTGATGGTCCACCggaagaacgggagggacacttgGACcgctgaaatcctgctcgtttattgaagggatCGCAGAcggggcagacagggagacaacgaagcagaagggaggcaggcTTCGAGAGCCCAGAGGGGCGGGGTAAAGGATCTTTTAACTGCGGGAAGGTAGGAGGGTCCAGGGTGCAAGGGACCAACAGGGAAAGGGCTACAGAGTGGGGAGATATGACATCAACCAAtaagggaaggggagaggagtGGTCTTGGTGGAGGAACCAATGGGGAAacatggaacagagaagattctagaCTAAAAGGCAGActgaacaataactgacagggcagggggaggatACAATTCTCTTCCAAGGGGTGgggaactcatacaactgctgtttcccatggcaaccccAGGTTGCCTTGcccacccctcctcctacacTCCTCCAGTGCCGGTTGCGCTGCAGGGGTCAATTCCTGAGGCAACCTCAGGTCAGGGTCCCCTTTCAAAGTATCATACAATGGGGACAGTTGTTTTCCGGTTAGTCCCAAGTAAGGAACAACCAGCTGATGACACCCATCAACTTCTGGGCATCATTCAAGGTCCAAATAGAATCTGAGAATTGCACCTCCTGATGCTGAATAGTTCAGTCAAGAATTTTGACCACCAAATACTTCCAAGGAGGGTGCTCCTGAACCTTCTCCGGGGCCACCTGCAGCCTGTAAGCATGCAGAGCAGCGAACAGCTGAGACCAAATCCTCAGCAACTCATCCTGGGTGAGTGCTGCCACCCACGTTATCCATATAATGATAACAACACATGTCAGAAAACTGATTGTGAACACCGGACAAAGCCTGAGCCACATACCACTGGCAAATAATCGGGCTGTTGCGACTGCCCTGTGGCGAAACCTTCCATTGATATCTCTGCGCAGGTTCAGCATTGTTGACTGAAGGCACTGTGAAGGCAAACTTTGGCTTATCATCAGGATGCAAAGGAATCGTaaaaaaacaatccttcaaATCAGTAATCAAGAtctcccatcccacagggacaATAGTGGCCATACCAGGCTGCAATGCCACCCCCATACCTTCCATCATTGATCTTTTGGAGGTCTTGTAACAACCTCTACTTCCCAGACTTTATCACAAAGATGGGAGTATTCCAGGGACTCATAGAAAGCTCAatgtgtccctgctgcagctgttcctGAACTAATTCATGAAAGGAGAGCAGTTTCTCATCCATCAGGGGCCACTCATGAACCCAAATGTGTTTGTCCACTAGCCACTGTAAAGGCAGCATAGGATACCTTTTGCCCTTCAATGCTGTGGCCCCTATTAAAAATCTGCCCCAATTCACATTCCCCAGGCATACAATACATCCTGCCCCCATAGAGTGATTGGGGCCAAAACGACATAGGGTCAAACTGCAGCCACCTGCCCACTCGCGTTGCCGACGAGCACAAAGCACTGTCTCATCATGGTACGTGCCGGACTCCCCACCCCTACAATGGATGATCCCACAGGGGTCAAGGGCCACATAGAAGGCCACACAGACAGGGAGATTGTAAAAGCTGATCTCTCGGGACCTTTCGGGTCTGATCCGGCTAGCTCTGGACCCTGGCCCCTTGCAGCCTTTACAAGGACAAAAGTAAAAGACATGAGGCACTCTTTTCCTTGGGACTAAAATCC
This sequence is a window from Vidua chalybeata isolate OUT-0048 chromosome 2, bVidCha1 merged haplotype, whole genome shotgun sequence. Protein-coding genes within it:
- the LOC128784686 gene encoding nuclear mitotic apparatus protein 1-like; this translates as MANIPRPADDSRAAPSGQGPDRLAMMSLHSVRVAALLEWVNSTKVCPDPLNDLSQLQVCSDFIGIIHKMHRSKEGESVL